The following coding sequences lie in one Glycine soja cultivar W05 chromosome 16, ASM419377v2, whole genome shotgun sequence genomic window:
- the LOC114389886 gene encoding uncharacterized protein LOC114389886, protein MVRTRGLGHVLSRVIGRGLVREDEHHADDVPRRRRPTASARRRRVDVAIAEDVPQVTEDVPRVIEDVPHMDKDIPERTAEVDDADIESITIDGAEGSPGDHAEGFPGRPRDPSILTSFAYHVAHSIWSGQERPELKLISHVTGDPGLISTFVERWHRETSTFHFPVGELTITLDNLMALLHLPITGVLHSFEPLLVDEAVFLLMELLQVSGEEARAETI, encoded by the exons atggttagaaccAGAGGTTTAGGGCATGTATTATCTAGGGTTATAGGCAGAGGCTTGGTTAGAGAGGATGAGCATCATGCAGATGATGTTCCCCGGCGGCGTAGGCCTACCGCATCCGCCCGTAGGCGAAGGGTAGATGTTGCAATTGCTGAGGATGTTCCTCAGGTGACTGAAGATGTTCCTCGGGTGATTGAGGATGTTCCTCATATGGACAAGGATATTCCTGAGAGGACTGCGGAGGTAGATGATGCGGACATAGAAAGCATAACTATTGATGGTGCTGAAGGGTCACCTGGTGATCATGCTGAGGGATTCCCTGGTAGGCCACGTGACCCATCGATCCTTACTTCGTTTGCCTACCACGTGGCACATAGCATCtggagtggacag GAACGACCTGAGTTGAAGTTGATCTCCCATG TCACCggcgatcctggacttatatctACATTTGTTGAGAGGTGGCATAGGGAGACCAGCACCTTCCACTTTCCCGTAGGAGAGCTGACGATCACCCTAGACAATTTGATGGCACTCCTCCATCTTCCAATCACAGGTGTGTTACACAGCTTTGAGCCTCTGCTTGTGGATGAGGCAGTCTTCTTGTTGATGGAGCTGCTTCAGGTCTCCGGTGAGGAGGCTAGAGCTGAGACCATATAG